taaagtgagataatcattACGAATTTAATTATATACAATATATAAGGCGTTATTGATTTCCATAGGGttcgttcgatcagctgttttatctggttatggttaagcACAAataacctacccagattgcgcattgaAGAGTTCAAAATTGcctcgttctgcgcatctacgtcacatttGACTTGAGCGAACAGCTGATATGCTgtttttattgcaaaataaaaGAGCAtgtttttgtgtaaatttattctattttaattaATTGTTTATCTAAAATGTTTTTAACCGTAAATGTATCCGAGAAAATGTATCGTTCTTAGCGGTCAACTATAATTTAACATTTCTAAACAAATATCGCCGAAACTTCGCTCACAATTGACaacattatatacatatgtgtgatagatcctggttttgccaagcaaaataattttaattctcGTACTGGTATGGAATCATTAATGGTTGTACCGATTTCTAAAGCATCAGCGTGCAGGACGTGCTGGACACACTGCGCCAGGCAAATGTTTTCGCCTCTATACCGCTTGGGCTTACAAACAAGAATCAGAAAATAATATTGTACCAGGGATACGGCTCATAAATCTTGGGAATGATGTGCTTATGCTTAAAGCACTTGGTGTAAAtgatataatttacttagatCCAACGCCACATGAAACGCTtgtgcgcaatcttgtgtgtgtgatttttgGCAAGGGGCTGGCTGGGAAAAAGATAAACCTTTTTTCATCAGTAAAATGAAGTGAAAATATCTTTGCTTTTAAATCAAATATGGATTCCTCACAAAGAACGGAAGTTTCATTGGAATATATGCGCTGCTGTCGCTCGTGTCTATCCGTTGCTAGTCAGGACGAACTTAATGACTATATAGATCTGATGGAGTCATTTACACTTTCTCAAAGTGATGTTACTTCCACTATGTTAGAGGCTTTCAATAAATATGCACAATTACAAATTAAACCTGATGATTTCGATGTCAAAGGATATCCACCATGTCACTATTTGTGTGGTCGCTGTTATCAAGATCTAAAGCAATCACATCAATTCAAAAACCGAGCTCAATTGAATAATCAAATATTAATGGGAAATTATAAAATCGCACAACTTTATACCGCAGCGGAGGAGCTAAACGCGGAATCAAAAAATATGCATACGCAAATTCATCAAGACTATTTTAAAGATTCAGGATGTTCGATAGCCGTAAAAGAGGACGGGAACGAGGACGCAGAAGTGGAGTTCATTAGCAAGGTAAATATAGGGATATGTGTATTAAAATGGATATGTAACTAAATATAATTTAAGGAGTTCGAATACGAAGAATCAAACGCAAACATTGTTGATGATCCCGTTGACATAAGTGATACCGATAATTATGATTTAGAAATCGCAAAGGAAAAGCTAACTAAATTAGTGGTAGAAAGCCTCAACCAACATAAAACCGGCCAATATACTAGCCAAAAGCAGTTACATCTTAGTGAAAGTGTAGGCGGCATCGTTTGTATTGAGCAAGAGGATAGTATTGCAAATGATGAGAATGGGCTGACAAAAGGAGTTGCTGGCTATGATGATAATTTACCAGATGATCCAAGTATTGGTGGTACACGTAAAACTTGTTATGATTTTAAATGCgagttttttacatctatattcGAGTTTCGGAGGGACTTATTACATCACTATGAATTAGATCATATACCAAAAGTTTTGTTAAATTGTTCCATTATTTAGGAGATAAAAATCTAAATCTCCCCTGTGATATTTGTGAAGATAGATTTGTTACGAAAAATGCTTTACGTTTACATAGACGGCAAGTTCACCAAAAGGATGAGTATGTGGATTGTAATCTCTGTGGACGCACTTTACTAAAATCATTTTATCATGTGCACTTGAGGCGTCATAACCCACTGAAGTTTCTGTGCAGAAAATGCCGTAAGTGAAACTACATAGTACTTAAAAGTTAATGCATATATACATGGATTTGAGCGTGGTTTGAAaacagaacaacaacaacagcgtggTTTGAAAAGGGACATTGTCATGAGCAATGCCATCAGATTCGGCAATATGTAAACAGATATTTCATTGTCCTTGCTGTGGTAGTAGGTCAAATGTGCGACCCTTTATAAACAACTCTTTTAATCCCAGTGttgctaatgttgttgttgttgttgtagcgataaggacactccccaaggccttgggcgtgttatcgatgttgatggtcctttgccgaatgcagatccggtacgttccgataccaagcccgaccatctcgggaacgatttgttatgaccacgtgcaaccttcttggccataccgccctcccaccccctagatccatgaagagttcgtggtggccagagcctcggctgttaatgaaacaggattcgccacggataggtggggttgacaaaTGGATTTGCAGAAGCTATATTatgcgctggtaacctgaaagggttgcgctacacaatcccttgaatctgttattttagtcgtctcttacgacaggcatacccaccgtatattctgaccccctaacccgccgggGTCTGTGTTGTTAATTCTTCGCCGAATATACATAAATTCGGTACGTTCAACAAAATATTACctttaagatactagcccgactatctcgggatcgATTTCAAGCTGGATCATCCAAACACGTCCTACCGTGAGGAGTTTTTGATTCCCATAGCACCACTAGTAGAACAAAATACTTCATGATTTTAAACCTGCATTCAAATTTATGTTGTGTtgctatagaaataaaaaaaacatttccATAACAGTTCTACGACTTTTGATCTTATGCTGTTAACTTCATCCTGTGTTTCCCTCCCTGAATGTTAGGAGAGTTTTACCAGAACTTTCCCTTCGAACCTTCAGCTCGACCTTAAATTActaaacgcgagtcactctagctgaacttcgttctggatactgtaacaggttaaactcttacctatccagaatcaaccccgacatacaaaatgtatgccccacttgcaatgtatccccacatgacaccaaccatctctttaattgcaatgtggaaccaacgcctctaacatccctttcattatggtccacccctgttgaaacagcaagtttcctttgactcgCGTTGGAGGCTATTTATCTCAACAACAACATTTGAGAAAAGAATTTGGTACTCATTTCGCTCTATAATTTGCTAACAGTTAAAAAAGAAGTGtactttgtttttattatttaattattgttaAATATCATAACATAAATATAAGTTCACGTTTAGTAATTACAGTTACAGGCGACACACAATTGACCGCATACTTTTATGAGCCGCCGCTCAAGCGTGAACGTATCGATGAGGATAATCACGATAACAATATGTGAAATACAATTAAGATATTCCAAAATTCGATGACACAAGCGGTAAGCGTCGAGGATCAATCATTTGGTATGGTGGTAACGGATAAGCTGTTGCACTTAGATTTACAATTTCGAGCATCCCCGAATACAAATGAgcgcaataattttttgtttgttgttgttttttttgtccGCATTTTCATTGCGTTGATTGCGTATGTAATATTTAGTATGTAACAATGATGTATGCATATCAGACAAAGAGCTTGAACAGCTCTTGGAGCTTGCAAGACCACCTAATGTAAAGGGCGACAGGATGCTGATAAGATAATGATGTATGCATATCACACAACGAGGTTGAACATCACTTGGAGCTTGCAAGACCACCTAATGTAAAGGGCGACAGGATGCTGATAAGATAATGATGTATGCATATCACACAACGAGACTGAACATCACTTGGAGCTTGCAAGACCACCTAATGGTGGGTGGAGTGAAATGCACTTCACATATGCATGCTGTTTTGAGATTCACTACGTCCTTTCGGCGGCAAAAATGAAGCCATTTCTTAGCCATTACTTCATCATTTGGAAAATGGAAAAATCTCCATTTGTTTTCActggttttcctgttgttgttttttcacCCAAACACAGAACAAAGCATTATTAAtagatttatttaattaaaactctCACAAATAACGCCAAATACACGTATATCAAAGCGCGACTAAATGAAAATTAGCTATTTCTACGTCATCAataacagctgatcttttgtttacatgcgcaatgcacaATCTTTTGTTTGTGATGGTTAAGTCACCATGGACTGGctcttaaagggcgaattaatggtgacttataaccataaagccataaccagacaaagcagctgatcgaacctaccttaaggaaatcaatgtaatcgagttagcgttatggtatggcaccattaatcgattacattgatttccataaggtaggttcgatcagctgttttatctggttatggttttatggttataagtcaccattaattcgcgcTTAAAAACCTAACTAGCTGGGGCTCTTAAGAACTTCACATTAAGCAGCTTTGGCAGTCCTGCTTTTTGAGAATATATATGTTGTAAGATCTGGTAGCACGATCATATGTTTGCATTTTTTATCCTTTCTGTGGTTGCTTTTTTATTTACAAACGCATTTTTCTAGCAATCACCATTGTATTAAAATACCAAAAGTATACCAAAATGTAAGCATCCAAAAAACTCAATGCtctttaaaagatttaaattgtTTCCTTAACCAGGGTTGAAATGGAATTCGATGATGAATCAATCACGCAAGTCGATGCCAACACGACAATACAAGAACAAATTCAGGAACTTTCAAAAAGATTGCAGAATGTAAACGATGATCTGCAAcaacaggtgcgggaaaaacatGGCGCTTTGCTGCAGCAAGCAACACATGCTGGTCGATTCGATGTAGCGCTCAACACTTTAGCCAATGACGTAGAACAAATACGTTCAACTGGTCGAAAACTAAAATCACAAATTGACGCACAATACCAACAAATAGATAGTCAAACTCGTATTCTAGGACGCATACAGCAATCATCACATTTATTGCGGTCAGCTGGAACATTGCTTGCACTTACTGCAAAGTTGCGTTCAACAAAAGATGTTCTTAAACAAGCTGAATTGCACTACGAGTTAGGACAATTAGTAGATGATGAGAATCTAAAGAAGATTGAGTTTGTACAAAATGCGCGTACAGAAGTAATAGCATCTAGACAAAAGCTAAGAAATTTAACACAGATGCAGTTAGTGACTGGATTACAGGAACGAAATAAGACACAAGTTGTTAATGCCCTTAAGGTAGGGTATAGAATTGATTAAATATAAATGCATCTTTATATAGTAGATTGTCTTAGACAGtgttaaaaaaacaattggttggTAAGATAACTAAATAATCTAGTTTCTAATATCTGCATTGATTTCATGCATTTtcataaattacattttttttaataatgttcATCTTTACAAACTtctgctttaatttttttaagatatTCAAAAACTTCAACACATTACAAAAGTCATTGGACAACTTAGTTTCGACATTTACTACTGATTTGGAACAATCAATAAAGGAGTGTTTTGCTGGCACAGACATTTCAGTGTTAAATACTAAGGGAGATACAACCAGTATCGCTACGTCAAAAACAATTCGAGGTCCGGGCAAAACACCGATGCTAACCACTACACAGAATTTTAGAGCAAAATTTTGGAAATCTCTACATTGGCTATTGTACGAAGAACTTTATGAAAGTTGTGAACAAGTAAACTTATTGAAGAGTTCTTTGGATGAAATTAGACAATTTGGCTTTGATACCGGCGAAGAATACGATGTACACCAATATTTTTGGCAAGCTGTACAAACATTACTACGAATATCGTTTAATGATAGTCCAGCGCATGTAACACAGACATTACAAGAAGGTCTAGCCAAATTATTGACATCAGCGCGTGGTCTAGAAGACCGTTTAAATCGTGAATTTATATTTGATAATGATATATTTTCTGGCTTAGAAGTTGGCTACATTAGGAAATGCGCTGCTAATATGAAAGCTTGCCTGGCAGGAGTTGATTTACCATCAAATGAAACAGTTGATGTATTTATAAGAGTTGTGTCGACAGAGTTAAGCGCTGCTCTTATTGATACACGTTTAACAAATTCAGTGGCAGCAGTTTTTATAGCCTGTGGTAAAGAATTATGTACTAAGTTAGAGGCGCAAATTAAATTAGGTGCCGATTCTAAACAAGTGGTGGATATTCCAAATTTTCAACAAATACAAAATACGCTTTTGGCAAATATACTTTACTACTATAAAGATTCCGTATGTCGCATGTTGATTGACTTGAAGGTACAATTTTCCAAAACGAAATGTACCGCACAGCAAGATATTGTAAAAGCGTTGGAAAAAGCAGATATTTTGATTGGCACAATCTTGCAACAGATAATGGATTCGATTTTATCAACTATAAGTATTATATTGCTTAGTATGCATCGTGAACCGGGACTAAATTCAGAAAAAATATCAACTACCGGTCCTTCAATGTACATGAAGGAGCTACAGGTGAGTTATGTATTATGTTTACACATGTATCATATATATAATGTTGCATCTAGAGTAGCTTTAGCAGGGTCACGGCAGTTTATTTTTTTGCTTAAAAGCCTGTCGTAGCAAAAACACTCGACctaacagttcctgttgaatacccagaaacctgggcatcccagacatctgattgatgagctaacaccgcctaggggcttaaggagtcatctccgtaagcattatgaggaaatacgggacctgagaactcagccgtaggaagcaaaaaaacacaagcaggtcctcagtgaactccacaaacaggcgtcggacctttatgccaggaattatCCGATGAATCCAGTAATCAAAggacaatacccaaaacttgcgaaagaggaacgcatactcccctgCGAAAcgagagtcactctagctcaacttcgttctggatactgtaacaggctaaactcttactttatccagaatcaaccccgacatacaaaatgtaagccccgcttgcaatgtgtccccacatgacaccaaccatctctttaattgtaatgtggaaccaacgcctctaacacccctttcattatggtccacccctgttgaaacagcaagtttccttggactcccgttagaggatattgatgacaatttgtgatcggtcgcacccattggatggggcgaagcactgctacaacagcaacaacaaccggATTGCCAGACACAGCTGGGCACCAGTTTTATCTTAATTAGtctgaattttttgtttctttgtgctatttaaattttttttcatgtatGCATTTCAGGAATTTATCAGTCGGGTATGGTCAAATCATATTGAACCTTTCGAAGATAAAGAAGTAGTATCGAAATGTGGTAACGAATTGGCGACACGTTGTATAGAATTGTTCGTGCATAACATAAGCATATTGCGACCAATCAGTAATGTTGGACGTCAGCGTTTGAAAAGTGATTGTTCTCATATGGAACAAGCACTCAAGCCAATATGTGTTAATTTGTCCGATTTGGGTAACCCAGCGCGTTTATTACGTGCCATGTCATTCCTTATAGTTCAACCACCAGCAGAGTTGGTTAAACAAAATGTCGGTAGTGACTCACTTGTTCCCAGCTAtattgtattatttattttattcggtCATGCCAGTTTTGAATTACAAAGTCCACATACGACGGCAAATTGGTCAAATGAGCGTTTAATTGAATGGTTAGAAGGGCATACATCAGAACGTGAAAAATTGGAATTAATATCGGGTGCATTACAACGTTATCGTGATCAAGTTAGAAGGAAGAACAGTGAACAATATGATGAAATATATCCTCTGATGGTGGAATTTTTTGAAAAGGCTTTGAAAGCGTATTAAATTGTTAAACTAACATTTACATAATATTTATTAAACTTTTAATTATAAATTGAATACAAATGTTATAACCGTATGTGCATACAGCAATTggctaatataaaaaatatacgtAAATATAGGAGAACCAATACATGATTTTTTTCTGAGCAGGGATGAGGAAGATGaaatatatgaaaatacataagaaatatttgaaaatatactTGTGTGCAATTATCATATTTTGCatttaattcttatttatgtgcataaacaatttataatttaatataaagTCATCCTGCTAATAAACTTCGCTATAATCATTGGAAAAataattcaaacaaaaatttgtttaaaggaaTGGGCTGAGAAATAGGTCCACACAAGAAACTAAAACCCACATACAAACTAACGCAGCTATTATTATAGGTAAT
The DNA window shown above is from Eurosta solidaginis isolate ZX-2024a chromosome 2, ASM4086904v1, whole genome shotgun sequence and carries:
- the LOC137240112 gene encoding uncharacterized protein, which encodes MDSSQRTEVSLEYMRCCRSCLSVASQDELNDYIDLMESFTLSQSDVTSTMLEAFNKYAQLQIKPDDFDVKGYPPCHYLCGRCYQDLKQSHQFKNRAQLNNQILMGNYKIAQLYTAAEELNAESKNMHTQIHQDYFKDSGCSIAVKEDGNEDAEVEFISKEFEYEESNANIVDDPVDISDTDNYDLEIAKEKLTKLVVESLNQHKTGQYTSQKQLHLSESVGGIVCIEQEDSIANDENGLTKGVAGYDDNLPDDPSIGGTRKTCYDFKCEFFTSIFEFRRDLLHHYELDHIPKVFSRLVITVTGDTQLTAYFYEPPLKRERIDEDNHDNNM
- the fws gene encoding conserved oligomeric Golgi complex subunit 5, translated to MVEMEFDDESITQVDANTTIQEQIQELSKRLQNVNDDLQQQVREKHGALLQQATHAGRFDVALNTLANDVEQIRSTGRKLKSQIDAQYQQIDSQTRILGRIQQSSHLLRSAGTLLALTAKLRSTKDVLKQAELHYELGQLVDDENLKKIEFVQNARTEVIASRQKLRNLTQMQLVTGLQERNKTQVVNALKIFKNFNTLQKSLDNLVSTFTTDLEQSIKECFAGTDISVLNTKGDTTSIATSKTIRGPGKTPMLTTTQNFRAKFWKSLHWLLYEELYESCEQVNLLKSSLDEIRQFGFDTGEEYDVHQYFWQAVQTLLRISFNDSPAHVTQTLQEGLAKLLTSARGLEDRLNREFIFDNDIFSGLEVGYIRKCAANMKACLAGVDLPSNETVDVFIRVVSTELSAALIDTRLTNSVAAVFIACGKELCTKLEAQIKLGADSKQVVDIPNFQQIQNTLLANILYYYKDSVCRMLIDLKVQFSKTKCTAQQDIVKALEKADILIGTILQQIMDSILSTISIILLSMHREPGLNSEKISTTGPSMYMKELQEFISRVWSNHIEPFEDKEVVSKCGNELATRCIELFVHNISILRPISNVGRQRLKSDCSHMEQALKPICVNLSDLGNPARLLRAMSFLIVQPPAELVKQNVGSDSLVPSYIVLFILFGHASFELQSPHTTANWSNERLIEWLEGHTSEREKLELISGALQRYRDQVRRKNSEQYDEIYPLMVEFFEKALKAY